GATATATGGGCCctactttttaaatattgttttaattgtGGGTCTTATGAGCACAACCCATTTGACCGGTGGGTTAAATGGGCTACTTCGTGGGTCCGTGTGAGCTTTTtagaacatatttaaaaaaatttgtgtatTTAAAATTTGCATTTGACACCTAACCGTTGATACTTGACATTTTGTTTTATCTGTGAGAATCAAAAATATTGTTAGGGAGTTTACAACAATTGAGACATCTTTATTCAACCAAGTGAGATATACTTCTTTGACCTTGATATTTgacatttaagtattttttatacgGTTCAATGGTTTGGTGAATGccaatataatattttgatttagtataaaattatagattaaGTAATTATGACGTAGGAAAATTAATGTTGTTTAGGTGATTTAAGATGCATATTttgagcaaatatttttttatatcagacAATTCACagttagtttttaaaatgagtgaaattttacatttaaatttttttattttatctttcttgTTAAATGCGGATTGACCTGGAAATTCGCAGGCTATGCGAGGTGGGGGTAGACTCGCTAAAAATGAGCCCGTTTGGAATGCAAGCTTAATCGGTTGAGGACTTTGCGAAGAGACTTATCTGCATGCTGTAACTCTATGTATATATATGGATgcatgtgttttattttttttaagaatttcatttttataatttttaaatttgatttaaattaagaaaatattcatAATGCACATGTACTTGTCAGTTTGATGAGAAATCaccttttaataaattaatattataatcaaaattttgaaacactgatatgatgaaattttaaataaaataatctctCTAATTCgaccataaaaaatttatagtatAAACACACATCAATGTCTAAGAATGTAAAAAATCACTTCAGTTTCGAAAATCATAAAAGTAGTcatatacattaatttttttagtgactAATATCATCTTTTGATAGTTTTTACATTATTGGAAACTAATGTATTTCACTTGTAATATTGTAATCCCATGTCTCATTGCTTATGAGAGATTCTACGTCCTTCCTGAAtgattttgatgtttttaattcttttaaccaattaaattatatgttatattctcattaattatttttttaaaattagttattgattattatttaaaaaaaattaaaattgtattttttaaattaaaaatatgatcaaagataacttttgaagtttgaattctaaaatctttttaattacttttaacattctttttaaaaatcttttgggatttagggtttaaattttttttgtattgtttcTTAAGCACATGTTTTATAAAAAGTATTGAAAATTACTAACAAGATTTTAGAGTTTAGacttttaaagttattattaatcatatttttataaatttttaaaaaaataataatcaaggactaattaaaaaaaccaaaaaataattaataagaaaataacaattaacaatGTCAAAATCCTCCAAATTATTAAAAACGTACATGGTAGAAACTCTCAttgctgaaaaaaaaatttctttgaacTAAGTAAAtacattaaaacaaaaacaaactaatATAGTATGAACAGTCTGTTTCATTGAAGAGTTGCAAAAATTTCTCTTACCTCGAGCATAGTAATAATTTCCATTACTTAATAATTGATTGTTTTAATCTAAACCTGTCTATTTTCATTTAAGATCAATATAAATGTCATTCTCTATCTATTATATAAGAGGACTAGTGGCATTCTATTAATGCCGGTCCACTACTGTATGTCACTGCGACCAGATGGTTGGCCACAACTTGTAGATGTTACCGCCACTTATCATGGTATAGACAAATACCGAAAttctttttcctattattttaattagttttttttttataatttttaatttttacgtaAGCTCAAAAGTAACTAAACAATATACGAAACATTTCCTGATGtacgtataattttttttaaaaataaatataccctttacaaaaaatatataaatttcttaTCATTGGTTTAAAATAGTATTCTTTTAACCCATATATTTGGGACAATGctcaattcaattatttttagtgtgtaaaattttcttgaaaaaataataatcatatattaaaaatgaaattaatcttTGACCTTTGACTCAGTAAAATAGTAGACGCCCATCACACCCATGATCCCtttccaaaaagaaaataaaagtttcaatacttttgtaatttattatatatgttgtcTCAATATAACCTACTAGCTTTGGCTTAATGGTGGGAGACTGATTAAATGCACGGAGACTTAGTTTTGATCTCCGTGCCACCAtttacaaaaaagaataaaaaatgttatctcaatatttgttatttttttatatttaactgTTATgacttttctattttaaaaatgaccTTTTTACTTTACGTGTACTCAATTTTAAATCATTACATGTGTGTAACTGTGTATACGTATTTGTAGAAGTCTTAAAAACTTGATTTAGAGGACACGTACCGTCCTTTTCATTGTTCATGTCATGTGGATTTTAGTTGTTATCGACACGCTTGTGAATTGTCAAATGTACGTTTTGTTATTTGGTTATATTCTTTTAGAAGCTAAAACCAATTCAATTAGCTTACTTTAAGACAAAGCAATAAACAATTATCTTGAAACGTTATAGTTTTCATCTTGTTTGACTTCAGCAGCAGCAAAAGCCAAACACCTAATCGCAAACACTGTACCCAAAAAAACCGCAAGCAAAATGATAACTATGTATTGTTCAAGATACTCACGTAATAGTGTCATGTTTATTGGTACAAAAAATACATGTTTACCCGCTTATATATTGGTATAAGTACAGAATTACATGTTTACATGTTTACTCAATATTGTAATTAAGCCATTTCGAATATTTCTCCTTCAATCCTATGCCCAAAAGGACCAGTCCATAGGTTTTATATAGAAGAACAGGCATATTGTTATTTCGTAGTCCTGAATTGTGTCTCAATATATACAATTAATATTCTGGATTAAAAAATCCTTAATTGACCATAGATAAGCAGTTTTGCAAGAAGAAGCAGCAAAAGGTATACTGAAATTTAGAAAAGATTATCATCACATGCCATAGAAAGTAcgtttttaaaattaaccatTGGGATTATGTTGTAGTGTAGAATCTCCAACCCTGTTTAGGTGTAATTCGAGTATGCTTAATTATTACATACCGAGATACATATCACATGTCTAAGGAATTTACAAATAATCCAAAACCACAAAATTAAAACAGAGACAAACAAGAAGCGGCACTAATTTACAAGTtggagaaaataagaaagaaatatgATCATCACCTAGTACGTCTTTTAGATTTGGTGGGTTTGGCAGAAACTGGTTTCCGAAAGAGAGCACAGAAGCCACAAGTTGCTAGCTTGGGAGAAGGAGGGTCCATGGCTTGTGGTGCAACGTTGACCGTCCGATAAGGTCGCTGCAACGTGGCTCTTGATCCATCACCACTCTCTTGtttgttttcattctcaatCCCAGCGATGAATTTGTCATCCCACACCAATCCCGAAGACCCTTGTCTTCTGAATGATGTTACTGACCTTTGCAACTCagtcatctctctctctctctctttgatatggttgaattgaatcaatttgaagGGAGAGAGATTTTGAACCCCAACTCTTTATAAGTTATATGATGATGTTTGACCTTTGATATAATGACaaatacaataatatatataataaataagaaaatcacTAGGGGAATCTAATTCGCTGGGTTTGGTAACGCTCATAGCTAGGTTAAAGTTTTAGGCAATCTTAACTTTAATCACATACCACTTTTTTGACTCAAAATACAGCAAGCAAGACTTCAATTTTGCAGTGTTATCCAATTATGTAACTACtataatatttattgtgaaaattACAAGAGAGCACAAAAAAAGTTACAGGAGTGTAATTTTCCATCTCCCAATAAtaaattttctccttttaactttttaagtaatcCCCCAAGATCCTCGTTAACATATGCCAAGACATTATTACATGATGCGGCTTCTTGTGGACTcagtcatttttttataaatatataattatgtgttGTGTGGAAATTtcaatcataataatttttaaggtaAGAAGAAATACACGTCATGTAATATGTTGGAATGGAATGAACAATTGACTTAATGAGGATCTCTTTACCTACTTTAGACAAAAATTTTGTTGGAAGAAATGAATGATTGATGGAAGAAATGCCTCCTAGATGAGAAGAAATGCTTCCAAAGTCAATCTTGATGGAAGTCTATCCTACATATTGGCTCCAACCAATGTTTCCTGTCACTCCTAGATGAGAATAAATGCCTTGCCTCAAATTCCTCTGCGTGTTagagttgaaaaaaaattcagatttATGGAAGTTGATGAGCTATCTAGAGTTCTTGCCATAAGTGTCTAGGATgcttttttaattatacttattGTCTCTTGGATCATCAaagttgtaaaaataaaaaacaatcatcaacaaATAAAAGGTGTGTGAGGGTTGGAGTATCTTTACACACCTTTATCCCAAAGATATCTCCTCTtctcattattttataaagattgaattttttttaatataaaagatgAATAGATAAAGGAACATTGAATTCCTTTATCtaagctcttttttttttaaaattatttatcctaTAGAATTATCATTGACcatcacaaaatattgaaaagtCTAAAGAGAGAATCTTATACCGTTAATCCATTTTCCTTCAAAATCCATTTTTCTCAAAAGACAAAAAAGATAGTTCCAATTTATTGTGAAACGCTTTACTAATATCAACTTTTAAAACAATCTCTCCAACCTTTCCTTTgtttttatactaatttttgGACCCGTGCAATGCAcgtgttattttaatattatataataattattatgaatataaatatttcatagaAAGAAATAGTGTTATGATAACTTATAGGATAAACCAAGTTGGACAACAAACCAAATTTActaaattaaagaaacaaacccAATTTGTCCAAAAACTATCTATTAGATGTACAACAAACCAAAAAATGTTATCCAAGTTTTGTGTGTATTTTCTATGTTCATGAAGACAAATGTCTGCAATACATGACACGTGTCTCTTGTCTTCATGAGGTCAACCAACTTTCAAAATCTGTTTTACAGGGATGCACATATTCTTAACTCgtgtattttcttatattaaaaaaatacaataaaatatgtTCAAGAGATTAGAAATACAAATTTGACACAACCTCTTTGTTAAACTGGAAAAAAAAGTCTAAAAACGTAGAGGAGAGGAGCATCAAAAGAAATGTCTAATTATAGGtatgtattataataattaatgtgattCTAAACAAATTCTTAATCCCCGtcaattaagtaaaaattttcCTACTTCCTTTTATCAAGAAATGAAAATCCTCATGTGttatatttcatatataattatattaaattattacaacaataattaaaaaatataaaactataatatagtatattttctttctagaaatttaaattttaagacgacataaaaatttagataatagagaagttaataatgtttgttttaaattgatttaaataagaaataaataattattttcctaaatttgttttttactcTAATTTTTCATAGagaaattaatgtaaaattttttttaagggatttcctagactatcaatgataggaaacaacaggatcttgaaacctatggttctcacaaacaatcaataaacaacaatagataatgatgtgtacctttctccataggaagacttgtacctttctccataggaacttctctccggtgcactttgatttccttgaaagaggagagaaataagatttcacttcctttggcctttcttttctgcctctctccGTTAGTGATGACTATCagtgagagagaacacttttctggtcaggaaggggaccttatttcacgttagtgggtattaagccccttttataaccactactcccatcaagtagcagttaacctagaaacttctcctattaagctcaattacaatttagcccttaatcgttaattatttatttattagtccttacataagtcacatatctctcacatgagacattaattctaacattctcccacttggctcatgtgacattaataaacattatggactaaataaataaatagattaactaacataatgcgcattaaaaattgactaaattgttctatacattgggtacatcataatttcatgattaagaataagaACCAATTTGAGTCATGGCGGTTGTACATCAActaatcgacatagtcccttccatgtactacaaattagtcttctccttaatatgaccattagttaggagtacataattggtccaacataatgtcttcattcaagacaaaacctgttaacattactctaacacaaacatgcatgcaaacatagagaacaggtaatcagaaacatattataattgagctcagagtgtcagcaaaattacataaggtaaattacacttaatgatcatcaataacaataatgctcatactttcaacatgttctataaatgtcttgggcgGTAATCCCTTTGTCAAAGGGTCAGCTATCATAAGttttgtgctaatatgttctattgacactctttgtttctgaacttcttccttcacgacaaagtacctcaatttcatatgcttagcacccttagag
The nucleotide sequence above comes from Glycine soja cultivar W05 chromosome 11, ASM419377v2, whole genome shotgun sequence. Encoded proteins:
- the LOC114375218 gene encoding uncharacterized protein At1g15400-like encodes the protein MTELQRSVTSFRRQGSSGLVWDDKFIAGIENENKQESGDGSRATLQRPYRTVNVAPQAMDPPSPKLATCGFCALFRKPVSAKPTKSKRRTR